Within the Nocardioides aurantiacus genome, the region ACCTAGCGGATCCCGGTGACGGCGCCCGGCGGGTCGAGGACGGTGCGGGTCTCGTCGGGGTTGAACCCGTGGCGGACCGCCCACAGCACCGCCTGGCTGCGGCGCTGCACGCCGATCTTGCGGTAGGCCGAGCGGATGTAGGTCTTCACCGAGTTGATCGAGAGGTAGGCGCGCGACGCCACCTCCTGGTTGGACAGGCCCTGGGCGATCAGCGCGAGCACCTCGGACTCCCGCGCGCTCAGGCCCAGCCCGCGGCCGGGCCAGTCGCCGGCGCTGATCGTGGCCTCGGCGTCCTCGGGGGCCTGGCTGACCACCACGGAGCCGGCGGCGACCTTCTCCAGGGCGTCGACGACCTCGTCGGCGCCGGAGGTCTTGCTCAGGCAGCCGGCCACGCCCAGGTCGAGGCACTCCTGCACCAGCTGGGGGTCGAGGTGCCAGGTGTAGATCACGACCGGGGCGGCCGTGGTCGCGAGCACCTCGGCGACCGGACCGACCGCGCGCTCGCGGGTGAAGGCGTCGTAGAGCAGCACGTCGACGGGGCTGCTGACGGGGACGCCGCTGTCGAGCTCGACGACCTGCACGCGCGAGGCGAACGGCTCGAGCATCCGGTGCACCCCCTGCACCACGACCTCGTAGTCGTTCATGATCGCGACGCGGACGACGTCGCTCCCGGGGGTGCGCTCCGGAGCCGGGGTGGACATGGGGGCCACGATAGTCCAGGGGGGTGACGGCCACCGGCGGACGCCGTACGCCCCACCCCTGTGGGGGAGGTCGGGGCCAGGTGGTCAGGGCTAGCGTCGGCACGTCGTGCGTCCGTGCGGCGCCCCAGCCCGAGGAGTGACCCGGTGCCCCCCACCCCCGTCCGGCTGAGCCAGGGGCGAGCGGCGTCCCCCGTGCTGGGTGCGCTCGTGGAGGACGCCGTGCGCGCGGCGTACGCCGACCCGGCCGGTCCCGACCTCACCGCGGCCCTCGACCTGGCGGTGCTGCTGGGCCGCACGCTGCCGCTGCCCGCCGCCGGCGACACCGTCGGGCTGTGGGAGGCGCTGGCCACGCTCGGGGCGGTCGACCTCACCGTCGCGCGCGTGGTCGAGCCCCACCTCGACGCCCTCGCGGTCCTCGCGGAGGCGGCGGCCGCGGGCTCGACCGCTCCCGACGCCCCGGACGACGCGACCTGGGGCGTGTACGCCGCGGAGGGTCCCCGCCGGCTGGAGGCACGGCCGGCCCCCGACGGCTGGGTGCTCGACGGCGAGAAGTCGTGGTGCTCCCTGGCCGACCACGTCGACCACGCCCTGGTGACGGCCTGGGTCGACGAGACCCGCCGCGGGCTGTTCGCCGTGGACCTGGGCGCCGCCGGGGTGGCCCGGCAGGCCACCGGCGGCTGGGTGGCGCGCGGCCTGGCCGCCGTGCGCAGCACCGGCCTGCGCCTCGACGGCGTGCCCGCGACGCCGGTCGGGGACCCCGACTGGTACCTCACCCGCCCCGGCTTCGCCTGGGGTGGCGCCGGCGTCGCGGCCGTGTGGTTCGGCGGGGCCGTGGGCGTGGCCCGCCGGCTGCGCGAGTCCGCCGAGCGACGCGAGCCCGACCAGCTCGCGCTGGCCCACCTCGGCGCGGTCGACGCCGTCCTGGACGGCGCCCGCGGCTCGCTGGCGGCGGCGGCCGACCTCGCCGACACCCGGCCCGACACCGCCCGCGCGGAGCTCGTCACCACCCGCGTGCGCCAGCAGGTCGCCGACGCGGCCGCCGAGGTGCTCGACCGGGTCGGTCGCGCGCTGGGACCGGGGCCGCTGGCCACCGAGGAGCCGCACGCCCGACGGGTGGCCGACCTCGGGCTCTACCTGCGCCAGCACCACGCCGAGCGCGACCTGGCCCGGCTGGGCTCGCTGGTGCTCGATGCCGCCCCCGACGCGGAGCGGTGGTGGTGAGGGTGCCGACGCCGCACGAGTTCACCCACGTCGGGCCGGGCACCTCGGCCCGCGACTGGCGCGCGCACCCCGGGTGGGCGGCGGGCGAACCGCTGGACCTCCGTGGCGTGCACCACCTCGTGGTGGTGGCCGCGCATCCCGACGACGAGTCGCTGGGCGCCGGGGGCCTGGTGGCCGCGGCGCGCGACGCCGGGGTCTGCGTGCACCTGGTGTGCGCCACCGACGGGGAGGGCAGCCACCCCGACTCGCCGAGCACGACCCCGCAGCAGCTCGCGGCGGTGCGGGCCCACGAGGCCCGGGCCGCGGCGCTCGAGCTGGGGGTGGGCGAGGCGCAGCTGGTGCGGCTGCAGCTGCCCGACGGTGACCTGGCCGACCACCAGGAGCAGCTGACGCGGCGGCTGGTGGAGCTCGTCGTCGCCGGGGGAGCGGGCGAGCGGACCGTCCTCGCCGCACCCTGGCGCGAGGACGGCCACCCCGACCACGAGGCCGCGGGACGGGCCGCGGCCGCGGCGGCGCGGCGTACGGACGCGACGCTGTGGGAGTACCCCGTCTGGTTCTGGCACTGGGGCACGCCGGCCCAGGCGCCCTGGTCGCGGCTGCGGCCGCTCACGCTCACCGGGCCCGAGGCCCAGGCCAAGCAGCGCGCGATCGCCAGCCACCGCAGCCAGGTGGCGCCGCTGTCCGACGAGCCGGGGGACGGGACCCTGCTCGGCCCCGAGCTGCTGGAGCACTTCGCCGGCACCGTCGAGCACCTGCTGGTCACGCCGTCCACCGAGTGCCCCGACGACGCCCTCGACAGCGTCCACGAGCAGGACGCGGACCCGTGGGGCGTGGAGAGCCGGTGGTACGAGAAGCGCAAGCGCGACCTCGTGCTCGCCGCCCTGCCGCGAGCACGCTTCCGTCGCACCCTCGAGGTGGGCTGCTCGACCGGGTCGCTGGCACAGAGCCTGGCCACGCGCACCTCCACCCTCGTCGCCGTGGACCGGTCGCCGGCCGCGCTGCGCGCGGCCCGCACCCGCCTGGCCGACGCCCCCGGCACCGACGTGCTGGGACTGGACGTCCCCGCGCGCTGGCCGGGCGGGCGCTTCGACCTCGTCGTGGTCTCCGAGGTCGGCTACTTCCTCAGCCCGCTCGCCCTGGACCGCCTCGTCGACCGGGCGGCCGACAGCCTCGACCCCGACGGCGTCGTCGTGCTGTGCCACTGGCGGCACCCGGTCGAGGGGTGGCCGCTCGACGGTCCGGCCGTGCACGCCCGGGTGGCGGCGCGCCTCGACCTGCCGCTGCAGGCGACGTACGCCGACCGAGACGTGGAGATCCGCGTGCACAGCGCCGACGCGTCCTGGCCGGACCCCGGGCGGTGACCGCCGCGGACGTCCGGCCCGGCCCGCTGGCCGTGCACGTCGTGGTGCCGGCGCGCGACGAGGAGCTGCTGCTCGCCGGCCACCTGCTCGCGCTGGCCCGGGCGGTGGACGGGCTGCGTCGCGCCCGTCCCGCGGTGCGGGTGGCGGCCACGCTGGTGCTGGACAGCTGCACGGACTCCTCGGCCGACCTGGCGCGTCGTACGGCCACGGGGTGGGGGTGGCTGGAGACCGTGCAGGTCGGGCTGGGCTGCGTGGGTCGGGCCCGGGCCGCCGGGGTCGACCGGGTGCGTGCCGCCCACCGCGACCTGCCACCCGAGCGGGTGTGGGTGGCCTCGACCGACGCGGACTCCGCGGTGCCCCCGGACTGGCTGGTGCACCACGCCCGGGTCGCCGCCGACGGGGCCGCGCTGCTGACCGGCACGGTGCGTCCCGTGGGCCTCTCCGCCGACCGGCTCGGCCGGTGGCTGGCGGTGCACCAGCTCGGGGACGGCCACGAGCACGTCCACGGCGCCAACCTGGGGTTCACGCTGGCCGCGCACGACGCGGTGGGCGGGTTCGCGCCGCTGCCGACCGGTGAGGACGCCGACCTCGTGGCCCGGATGCGGGCCGCCGGCGTGCCGTGGGTGGCCTCCGCGGCCTCCCCGGTGCTCACCTCGGGCCGTGCAGTGGCGCGGGCGCCGGAGGGCTTCGCGGAGTTCGTCGCGGACCTCTAGCCGCGCAGCTTCTCCTCGAAGAAGGCGAGCACCCGGTCGACGCCCTCCTGCTGGCGGTGCAGGGTCAGGGTCGAGTGCTTGCGGCCCTCGAACTCGACCTTGAGGAACGCCTCGCCGAGCTCGCGGGTGAGGGTCTCGAACCGCCGGCCCACGGCGGGGTCCTGGCGGTAGCGCAGCCCGAGCACCTGGCAGCCCGCGGCGGCACGGTCCTTGACCACCGCGAGGTCCTCGGGGCTGAGGTTGACGTCGCGCGAGCGGCCCGGGCTGACCGGGAACGGTGCACTCGGCTGGGCCAGCACCGGGGCGGCCACCGAGGTGTCGACCATCATGGCCAGCGCGAAGCCGCCCGTGAAGCACATCCCCAGGGCGCCGACACCGGGGCCGCCGAGCTCCCCGTGGAGCTCGCGGGCCAGGCTGCGCAGCCACCCGGCGATCGGCGTGGTCTGCCCGGTCGCCAGGGTCGTGAACTCACGGCTCACGCAGACGCGTCGCAGGGTGTCGAGCGCGTACGCGACGCCGACCGGCTTGCCCGGCGTACCGAAGAGGTGGGGGAGCACGACGGTGAACCCGGCCGCCACGACCTCGTCGGCGAACGCGACCACCTCCGGCGTCATCCCCGCGATCTCGTGGACCACGACCACGCCGGGCCCGCTGCCGCGGCGGTAGACGGGGTGGGTGGTGCCGTCGTGGGTGTGCTCGCCGCGCGTCCAGTCGGCCAGGGGGTCCGGGGTGCTCACGGCGTCAGTCAAGCAGCCCGTGCTGCGCGCCACAGCCCGCGGACGCGTGGCGCGGCGCGGTGTGGGAACGTGAGACGAGTGAGGTCGTACCGCTGCCGGGTGTGCGAGAACCCGCTCCACTTCGAGAACTCCCAGTGCGTGTCCTGCGGGAGCCGGCTCGCCTTCTCCCGCGACGAGCGCGAGGTGGTGCCGGTCGACCAGGACGGTCGCTACACCGCGGCGGACGGCACGACCTGGACGGTGTGCCGCAACCTGGGGCTCTCGGGCTGCACCTGGCTGGCCTCCACCGAGGGTGCGCAGTGCTCGGCGTGCGACCTCACCCGCACCCGCCCCCACGACTCCGACGCCGTCGGGCTGCGGCAGTTCTGGGACGCCGAACGGGCCAAGCGCCACCTCGTCGCGGAGCTCGACGTGCTCGGCTTCCCCGTCGTGGACAAGCACACCGACCCGCAGGACGGCCTGGCCTTCGACCTGCTCAGCAGCGTGGCGGAGTCGGTGACCATCGGGCACGCCGACGGCGTCATCACCATCGACCTCGCCGAGACCGAGGCCTCGCACCGCGAGAAGCTGCGGGCCCAGCTCGACGAGCCCTACCGCACGATGCTGGGCCACTTCCGGCACGAGTCGGGCCACTACTTCGAGTGGCAGCTGGTGCGCGGGCAGGAGCGGATCGCCCGGTCGCGGGAGCTGTTCGGCGACGAGAGCGCCGACTACCAGGCCGAGCTCGACCGGCACTACGCCGAGGGGCCGCCGGAGGACTGGGAGTCCTCGCACATCTCGGCGTACGCCACGATGCACCCGTTCGAGGACTTCGCGGAGACCTGGGCGCACTACCTGCACATCTGCGACACCATCGAGACGGCCTCGGAGTACGGCCTGGCCCTGCCGGGCCCGCGCACCGCCCAGGACTCGTTCCGCGACGTCGTGGTGGGCACCTGGGTGCCGCTCGCGATCGCGCTGAACATGATCAACCGCAGCATGGGCCACGACGACCTCTACCCCTTCGTCATCCCCGGGCCGGTCCTCGACAAGCTCGAGTTCGTCGCCTCGCTCTCCGGTGCGCGGCTCGATGGGTGACCCGGTGGACCGCGCCGTGGACGGCTCCTCGGACGGCCCCTCGGGTAGTGCGGGCGAGGACGACTTCGGGTTGTGGCTCGGTGACCACACGCCGGTGCCCGGTGACGACCGTGGCGCCGTCCACGCCCGGCACCAGCGCGACGTGCTCGGTCGGTTCGCGACCGGCGTGACCGTGGTGACCGCCGTGCACGAGGGCGAGCCGGTCGGCCTGACCTGCCAGTCCTTCAGCAGCGTCTCGCTCGAGCCGCCGCTGGTGCTGTTCTGCGTCTCCCGCACCTCCAGCACCTGGCCCCGCGTGCGCGCCTCGGGCCACTTCTGCGTCAACGTCCTCGCCGCCGACCAGCAGCCCCTGGCCGAGGCGATGGCGGTCCGGGGCCCCCACAAGTTCACCGGCGTCGACTGGCGCCCCGGCGTCTCCGGCTCCCCGGTCGTCGCCGGCACCCTCGCCCA harbors:
- a CDS encoding response regulator transcription factor, coding for MSTPAPERTPGSDVVRVAIMNDYEVVVQGVHRMLEPFASRVQVVELDSGVPVSSPVDVLLYDAFTRERAVGPVAEVLATTAAPVVIYTWHLDPQLVQECLDLGVAGCLSKTSGADEVVDALEKVAAGSVVVSQAPEDAEATISAGDWPGRGLGLSARESEVLALIAQGLSNQEVASRAYLSINSVKTYIRSAYRKIGVQRRSQAVLWAVRHGFNPDETRTVLDPPGAVTGIR
- a CDS encoding acyl-CoA dehydrogenase — encoded protein: MPPTPVRLSQGRAASPVLGALVEDAVRAAYADPAGPDLTAALDLAVLLGRTLPLPAAGDTVGLWEALATLGAVDLTVARVVEPHLDALAVLAEAAAAGSTAPDAPDDATWGVYAAEGPRRLEARPAPDGWVLDGEKSWCSLADHVDHALVTAWVDETRRGLFAVDLGAAGVARQATGGWVARGLAAVRSTGLRLDGVPATPVGDPDWYLTRPGFAWGGAGVAAVWFGGAVGVARRLRESAERREPDQLALAHLGAVDAVLDGARGSLAAAADLADTRPDTARAELVTTRVRQQVADAAAEVLDRVGRALGPGPLATEEPHARRVADLGLYLRQHHAERDLARLGSLVLDAAPDAERWW
- a CDS encoding PIG-L family deacetylase, which encodes MPTPHEFTHVGPGTSARDWRAHPGWAAGEPLDLRGVHHLVVVAAHPDDESLGAGGLVAAARDAGVCVHLVCATDGEGSHPDSPSTTPQQLAAVRAHEARAAALELGVGEAQLVRLQLPDGDLADHQEQLTRRLVELVVAGGAGERTVLAAPWREDGHPDHEAAGRAAAAAARRTDATLWEYPVWFWHWGTPAQAPWSRLRPLTLTGPEAQAKQRAIASHRSQVAPLSDEPGDGTLLGPELLEHFAGTVEHLLVTPSTECPDDALDSVHEQDADPWGVESRWYEKRKRDLVLAALPRARFRRTLEVGCSTGSLAQSLATRTSTLVAVDRSPAALRAARTRLADAPGTDVLGLDVPARWPGGRFDLVVVSEVGYFLSPLALDRLVDRAADSLDPDGVVVLCHWRHPVEGWPLDGPAVHARVAARLDLPLQATYADRDVEIRVHSADASWPDPGR
- a CDS encoding glycosyltransferase, translated to MTAADVRPGPLAVHVVVPARDEELLLAGHLLALARAVDGLRRARPAVRVAATLVLDSCTDSSADLARRTATGWGWLETVQVGLGCVGRARAAGVDRVRAAHRDLPPERVWVASTDADSAVPPDWLVHHARVAADGAALLTGTVRPVGLSADRLGRWLAVHQLGDGHEHVHGANLGFTLAAHDAVGGFAPLPTGEDADLVARMRAAGVPWVASAASPVLTSGRAVARAPEGFAEFVADL
- a CDS encoding dienelactone hydrolase family protein, which encodes MSTPDPLADWTRGEHTHDGTTHPVYRRGSGPGVVVVHEIAGMTPEVVAFADEVVAAGFTVVLPHLFGTPGKPVGVAYALDTLRRVCVSREFTTLATGQTTPIAGWLRSLARELHGELGGPGVGALGMCFTGGFALAMMVDTSVAAPVLAQPSAPFPVSPGRSRDVNLSPEDLAVVKDRAAAGCQVLGLRYRQDPAVGRRFETLTRELGEAFLKVEFEGRKHSTLTLHRQQEGVDRVLAFFEEKLRG
- a CDS encoding zinc-binding metallopeptidase family protein, translating into MCENPLHFENSQCVSCGSRLAFSRDEREVVPVDQDGRYTAADGTTWTVCRNLGLSGCTWLASTEGAQCSACDLTRTRPHDSDAVGLRQFWDAERAKRHLVAELDVLGFPVVDKHTDPQDGLAFDLLSSVAESVTIGHADGVITIDLAETEASHREKLRAQLDEPYRTMLGHFRHESGHYFEWQLVRGQERIARSRELFGDESADYQAELDRHYAEGPPEDWESSHISAYATMHPFEDFAETWAHYLHICDTIETASEYGLALPGPRTAQDSFRDVVVGTWVPLAIALNMINRSMGHDDLYPFVIPGPVLDKLEFVASLSGARLDG
- a CDS encoding flavin reductase family protein gives rise to the protein MDRAVDGSSDGPSGSAGEDDFGLWLGDHTPVPGDDRGAVHARHQRDVLGRFATGVTVVTAVHEGEPVGLTCQSFSSVSLEPPLVLFCVSRTSSTWPRVRASGHFCVNVLAADQQPLAEAMAVRGPHKFTGVDWRPGVSGSPVVAGTLAHVDCRIEAVHPAGDHDVVIGHVLDLGLGSPTTSAPLLFHRGGYLPEG